Sequence from the Streptomyces sp. NBC_01142 genome:
CAGGGCGAGTCGAGGCGGCCCATCACGGCCTGATCACCGCGCTGACGCACGCACTGCCACAGCCCTGAGGGACACGAGTTGCATTCGGTGCAACTCGTGCGCCGCCCCTGCCCGCCCCGTCGACCGAACCGGCGGGCTCCGCGTCACTGCCCGAACTCGGCGATCCCGCCCACCGGCTCCTGGCCCGCGCTGCAGCCGACCGCGCGGCCGACCTGCTGGGCCAGGCTCTGCGGCGCCGCCGGAACCCGCTCGTCGCCCCTGTCAGGCGGCTGACGCCCGAGCGGGACGCAGCCAGACTGGCTGCCTACCAGAGCTCCCCCGAAGAGGCGTCGCCCACCGCCTGATCTCCTTATCGTGATGGGCCCGTTGGTCCAACAGGTCGTCGAGGTCGCCCATACGTCGACGGCGTACGCGCGGGCCAGCTGGGTGCGCATGAGGTGCTCGGCGACGACGTGGTCGGTCCAGGGGCCCACGGCCGGTGTGGACCGTGAGAATACGGAGAGTAGCCGTTGCATGTTTCCGTCCCGGCTCAGAGGACGTTACATAATTCGGGTGCACGACAGGCGCGCGCGTGAGAGGCCTCCTCAGGGGCGGGGCGGCGGATGCGCTTCGCCGACGGCCTGGGCCGGGGTAGTCCGCGCCGCTCCCGAGACGCCCGCGTGGTACCGCTGGTACCGTGGATACCATGTCGGATGCCAAAACAGCGTTGAACCTGCGCTTCCCCGATCCTGCGCAACGGGCCGCGATCGCGGCAGCGGCCAGGCAGGCGGGGGTCAGCATGCAGGAGTACATCCTCTCTGCCGCCTACGACCGTGCGACCGCCGTGGAGCGGCGGTTCCTGGACGGTTTCCAGGCGTCCATGGCCCGCAGCGGCGCGGCTTTCGCGGCCGAGCCCAGCAGTCTGGACCCCAGTGCCGAGCAGCGGGCGGCCGAGCAGGAAGCGCAGCGGGAACTCGGACAGCACCAGGAACGAGGCCACGCCGCGTGACCCAGCCGGAACCGCCGCTCCACCCGCTCGACGTCACGTTCCTGCTGCACGCCGCCGAGCTGCTCGACGGTGATCCGCAGGTCGACGACCTCGGACCGCTGTACGCCGCTGTCGCCCGGGTCAATGCCCGAGCGATGGAGCGCGACATCTACGGATCTCTATATCTCAAGGCCGGCGCGCTGCTGCAGACCTTGGCGAAACTGCCGTGCCTGGAGCACTCCAACGAGGCTTTCGCCTGGCATGCGACCGAGGCTTATCTGATCCTCAACGCGCGCGAACTCGACTACCCGCCCAAGGCGGCCGTCGCGCTCGTGCGGGACGCCGCCTCCGGAGCGCTCGGCATCGCCCGGATCGCCCGCCAGCTGCGCGACTGGACCGTCGCCTGATCCCGACACGCGGTACCGGGAATACGCCATGTCCTCGGCGCCCAGCGTTCCACCGGGGCACAGGTCGGCGGTGACGCTGCGCAATGCCGTGGGGTGAGCAAATCCTGGACGATGTACGGAATTTCCCGCGGCACGCCGAGCCGCAGAAATCAGCCCCCCACCACGACGACGGCAACCGTGCGGCGGCTGTCCTCCGAGCCGCCGCGCGTGCGCATGGCGGTGCCGGCTTCGGTGAGCACGCGGTGCACGAACCCGTACGAGCGCCCGCAGCCGTGCGCGAGGGTCCGGATCGAGGCCCCCCTGCTGTACGCCTTCTTCAGCTCGGCCCCGAGCTTCTGTCTGGCCGACCCTTTGATGTGGACGCGGCTTCCCAGCATGTCGGCTCCCTCTCCGTCGCATCGCCGGACTTGTGAAAGTTACTGGTGCCGCTCGGTCGCTCAGCAGCTCGGCGTGCAGGTCCGGACCGCCTGGAACTACTTCGACCCGAAGGACTTCGCTCAGGCCATCGCCGAGACGGTGGCCAGCGCCAAGTCCGGTGGGGGACTGCAGCAAGGCCAGCCCCCATTCCCTCCCTACGGCAATCCCGAGCTGGCGTTGATCATGCATGATGCCCTGGACCACCTGGCCGAGAGCGGCGACCTGTTCACGGTCCTGCTCCAGGTCGCGCTGAACTCCTGGATGGCCGGGCACATTCACGGAGAAGACGGGTGCGACGGCTGCGGACGAGGCACCGCAACCCCTGGCGGTCACGACTGGGAGGCCCGCATGCGGTCGATCACGGCCGCATCGCCCGACATCGAGCGCTGGCTGACGCCCGCAGT
This genomic interval carries:
- a CDS encoding DUF1778 domain-containing protein is translated as MSDAKTALNLRFPDPAQRAAIAAAARQAGVSMQEYILSAAYDRATAVERRFLDGFQASMARSGAAFAAEPSSLDPSAEQRAAEQEAQRELGQHQERGHAA
- a CDS encoding fic family toxin-antitoxin system, toxin component, with the translated sequence MTQPEPPLHPLDVTFLLHAAELLDGDPQVDDLGPLYAAVARVNARAMERDIYGSLYLKAGALLQTLAKLPCLEHSNEAFAWHATEAYLILNARELDYPPKAAVALVRDAASGALGIARIARQLRDWTVA
- a CDS encoding helix-turn-helix domain-containing protein, whose product is MLGSRVHIKGSARQKLGAELKKAYSRGASIRTLAHGCGRSYGFVHRVLTEAGTAMRTRGGSEDSRRTVAVVVVGG